From the genome of Pantoea alfalfae, one region includes:
- a CDS encoding class II fructose-bisphosphate aldolase yields MKLYNFADLLQLAKQRDFKAVGSFNLHCLEMLPAYFKAAEKTNSPLMIQISTGTAKYLGHKLLVDAIKSLSESMNVPTCLHLDHCSDLAAIQTAIDAGFSSVMYDGSHLPIDENIANTRRVIDMARPHNVSVEAELGAIGGSEDGKCVEMEAIAFTPVEDARRFVEETGVDMLAISIGTVHGLYTGKAHIQHQRLADITAATHTPLVLHGGTGVSDEDMRLAVSSGIEKVNVGTEMNVQWVAQCKSTFEKGKVNDSVRNFLVPANDAVTNVLVEKMQLFR; encoded by the coding sequence ATGAAACTTTATAACTTCGCCGATCTGTTACAGCTGGCCAAACAGCGTGACTTTAAAGCGGTCGGTTCGTTTAATCTTCACTGTCTGGAGATGCTGCCCGCCTATTTTAAAGCGGCAGAGAAAACCAACAGTCCGTTAATGATTCAGATCTCTACAGGCACGGCGAAATATCTTGGCCACAAGCTGCTGGTTGATGCGATTAAATCGCTGTCAGAGAGTATGAATGTGCCGACCTGTCTGCATCTGGATCACTGTTCCGATTTAGCCGCGATTCAGACAGCGATTGATGCCGGATTCAGTTCTGTCATGTATGACGGCTCCCATCTGCCCATTGACGAGAATATTGCGAATACCCGCCGGGTCATCGATATGGCGCGGCCACACAATGTTTCGGTCGAGGCTGAGTTGGGTGCCATTGGTGGGTCGGAAGATGGTAAATGCGTAGAGATGGAGGCGATAGCGTTCACGCCCGTGGAAGATGCTCGCCGTTTCGTCGAAGAGACGGGCGTCGATATGCTGGCGATCTCTATCGGCACCGTACATGGCCTTTACACCGGTAAAGCGCATATTCAGCATCAGCGACTGGCGGATATTACGGCGGCAACGCATACGCCACTGGTGCTGCACGGCGGCACCGGCGTCAGCGATGAAGATATGCGGCTGGCGGTCAGCAGCGGGATTGAGAAGGTGAATGTCGGCACCGAAATGAACGTGCAGTGGGTAGCGCAGTGCAAATCGACCTTTGAAAAAGGCAAGGTCAATGACAGCGTGCGTAATTTCCTGGTACCGGCCAATGATGCAGTAACCAATGTACTGGTAGAGAAAATGCAGTTATTCCGGTAA
- a CDS encoding PTS sugar transporter subunit IIC, producing the protein MNSVIDFLVKDLLGQASILIAFIALIGLLLQKKSAGKVVEGTFKTLLGFLIMMAGINIIVGTLTFLNTIFTHGFGMRGYITDVAAIAGLANRELGSEVALTLLVIFIVNIIVARLTPFKYIFLTGQALLWMATIGAVIGYKAGLTGLPLILTGGIFGGIMAVVMPALAQPVVRRITDSDDVALGHFCTIGYLVTAAVAKVVGKGSRSTEDLKLPDNFKFLQDTYLSMALVMVPMYLIPAVAAGPAFIAQYSNGMNYLMYAFMQSIQFVAGVFVLYSGVRLLLNELVPAFRGIAMRVVPDAKPALDCPVMFPYAPNAVIVGFLATTLGSIVGMLVFPMLGLAMILPGLLTNFFAGGTAGVFGNAMGGRRGAMIGGFVHGLFITILPAILVPMLESYGFTGVTFSDSDVISTGLVLGHAFQNNWLFVALFIAFVTALAWFVNGKSTKPQEEKIHETL; encoded by the coding sequence ATGAATAGTGTGATCGACTTTCTGGTAAAAGATCTGCTGGGGCAGGCGTCGATTCTGATCGCCTTTATTGCCCTGATTGGTCTGCTGCTGCAAAAAAAATCGGCAGGCAAGGTGGTGGAAGGCACCTTTAAAACCCTGCTCGGCTTTTTAATTATGATGGCGGGTATCAATATTATTGTAGGCACCCTGACGTTCCTCAATACTATTTTTACCCATGGCTTTGGCATGCGCGGCTATATCACCGATGTGGCCGCCATTGCCGGGCTGGCTAACCGTGAGCTGGGGTCTGAAGTCGCGCTGACGCTGCTGGTGATCTTTATCGTCAATATCATCGTCGCGCGACTGACGCCCTTTAAATACATCTTCCTGACCGGCCAGGCGTTGCTGTGGATGGCGACCATTGGCGCGGTGATCGGTTATAAAGCGGGGCTGACCGGGCTACCGCTGATCCTGACCGGCGGTATCTTTGGCGGAATCATGGCGGTCGTGATGCCCGCGCTGGCGCAGCCGGTGGTGCGGCGCATCACCGACTCTGACGATGTCGCCCTGGGTCATTTCTGCACCATCGGTTATCTGGTCACGGCGGCGGTCGCCAAAGTGGTTGGCAAAGGATCGCGCTCCACCGAAGACCTGAAGCTGCCCGATAACTTTAAGTTTCTGCAGGATACCTATCTGTCGATGGCGCTGGTGATGGTGCCGATGTACCTGATTCCCGCCGTGGCAGCCGGTCCGGCCTTCATTGCCCAGTACAGCAACGGCATGAACTACCTGATGTACGCCTTTATGCAGTCGATTCAGTTCGTGGCCGGGGTCTTCGTGCTCTACAGCGGTGTCCGTCTGCTGCTGAACGAGCTGGTGCCTGCCTTCCGGGGTATCGCGATGCGCGTCGTGCCGGATGCGAAACCGGCACTGGACTGTCCGGTGATGTTTCCGTACGCCCCGAACGCGGTGATCGTTGGCTTCCTTGCCACCACACTTGGTTCCATCGTCGGCATGCTGGTCTTCCCGATGTTGGGTCTGGCGATGATCCTGCCTGGCCTGCTGACCAACTTCTTTGCCGGTGGCACCGCCGGCGTATTTGGTAATGCCATGGGCGGACGGCGCGGCGCAATGATCGGCGGCTTCGTCCATGGACTCTTTATCACCATTCTGCCTGCCATCCTGGTGCCGATGCTGGAGAGCTACGGCTTTACCGGCGTCACCTTCAGTGACTCCGACGTGATCAGTACCGGCCTGGTGCTCGGCCATGCCTTCCAGAATAACTGGCTGTTCGTCGCCCTGTTTATTGCCTTTGTTACCGCGCTTGCCTGGTTTGTTAATGGCAAATCGACCAAACCTCAGGAGGAAAAAATCCATGAAACTTTATAA
- a CDS encoding LysR family transcriptional regulator: MPVNFDLNDLYAFRALVEFGNFRLAAESICLSQSALSRRIDKLETRLGIKLFERTTRRVTLTLKGHAFAQRSEKLLADFEEVMADLSEVSLARTGLITVACVPSAAYYFMPNIIRLFQARYPRVRVKLVDSSAANVYDAVIGGQADFGISFSSRSQPDVHFQPLMDDPYVAACRRDHPIAGKKSLSWQAFYQYEWVGLDKTSGNRNLLDLALQAVMPEKSCICETRHVTTMLGMVEAGLGIAAVPAMSMPGYDHALLMAVPLTDPQVKRTVGLLRKNGRTLSHIASELENLIIEQYQRR; this comes from the coding sequence ATGCCGGTTAATTTCGATCTCAATGACCTCTACGCGTTTCGCGCGCTGGTGGAGTTTGGCAATTTTCGTCTGGCGGCGGAATCGATCTGCCTCTCACAGTCCGCGCTGAGCCGCCGGATCGACAAGCTGGAAACTAGGCTGGGGATCAAACTGTTTGAGCGGACCACGCGCCGCGTCACGCTGACGCTGAAGGGGCATGCGTTTGCTCAGCGCTCGGAAAAGCTGCTGGCTGATTTTGAAGAGGTGATGGCCGATCTCAGTGAAGTGAGCTTAGCCCGCACCGGCCTGATCACCGTCGCCTGTGTGCCGTCAGCTGCCTACTACTTTATGCCTAACATCATCCGGCTGTTTCAGGCGCGCTATCCCCGCGTACGAGTCAAACTGGTCGACAGCAGTGCGGCCAACGTCTATGACGCGGTGATTGGCGGTCAGGCCGATTTCGGCATCAGTTTTTCCAGCCGGTCACAGCCGGATGTGCACTTCCAGCCGCTAATGGACGATCCTTATGTGGCGGCCTGTCGGCGTGACCATCCGATAGCCGGCAAAAAGAGTCTGAGCTGGCAGGCGTTTTATCAGTATGAGTGGGTTGGGCTGGATAAAACCTCCGGCAATCGCAACCTGCTGGATCTGGCGTTGCAGGCGGTTATGCCGGAGAAGTCCTGTATCTGCGAAACCCGGCACGTGACCACCATGCTGGGGATGGTTGAGGCGGGGCTGGGCATTGCTGCCGTCCCCGCCATGTCGATGCCAGGCTACGATCACGCCCTGCTGATGGCGGTGCCGTTAACCGATCCGCAGGTGAAACGCACCGTGGGACTGCTGCGCAAGAATGGCCGGACGCTGTCGCATATCGCCAGCGAACTGGAGAATCTGATTATTGAACAGTATCAGCGACGTTAG
- a CDS encoding thiol-disulfide oxidoreductase DCC family protein, which translates to MSLPPYLQTGESAVLYDGVCKLCNGWVQFLLRHHLARQVRFASVQSEQGKALLRWAGMPEDNISTIVYIDGNQHWLRAQAVFRVMQHLPAPWRGLAVLRHFPDAISNFAYDRIALNRYKLFGRYSSQHAIQPDYPGRFLHEVETSH; encoded by the coding sequence ATGTCGTTACCCCCGTATCTGCAAACCGGTGAAAGCGCCGTGCTCTATGACGGCGTCTGTAAACTATGTAACGGCTGGGTTCAGTTTCTGCTGCGTCACCATCTGGCGCGGCAGGTCCGTTTTGCCTCAGTACAGAGCGAGCAGGGCAAAGCGCTGTTGCGCTGGGCCGGTATGCCGGAAGATAACATCAGCACCATTGTCTACATTGACGGTAATCAACACTGGCTGCGGGCGCAGGCGGTGTTCCGCGTGATGCAGCATTTGCCTGCCCCGTGGCGCGGGCTGGCGGTGCTGCGCCACTTTCCCGACGCGATCAGTAATTTTGCCTACGACCGCATAGCGTTAAACCGCTATAAGCTGTTTGGCCGCTACAGCAGCCAGCACGCGATCCAACCCGATTATCCGGGTCGATTTCTGCATGAGGTGGAGACGTCCCATTAA
- a CDS encoding AAA family ATPase: MTQNTPLKRVVLVNGIPASGKSTLTHALSQHFGWPVLTLDSLKEPFMQVFSPVDRQRNRQLGCAAYQAIWNIVDQAPASQIWLIDAWFGFQPRALLEQGLKQAGVDEALELWLRIEPEVAVARYQARLSQRLPGHPGAEYLPELRQLAHQASPMALGPVCEVDACAQDLAAVIRWLHQQLTRTRYTSAHHQMSEELQDVVTPVSANR; encoded by the coding sequence ATGACGCAAAATACCCCCCTCAAACGCGTGGTGCTGGTTAACGGTATTCCGGCATCGGGTAAAAGCACCCTGACGCACGCGCTGTCACAACATTTTGGCTGGCCGGTGCTGACACTCGACAGCCTGAAAGAGCCGTTTATGCAGGTTTTTTCCCCAGTCGATCGCCAGCGCAACCGGCAACTGGGCTGCGCGGCTTATCAGGCGATCTGGAACATCGTCGACCAGGCACCCGCCAGTCAGATCTGGCTGATTGATGCCTGGTTTGGTTTTCAGCCGCGCGCGCTGCTGGAGCAGGGACTGAAACAGGCGGGTGTCGATGAGGCGCTCGAACTGTGGCTCAGGATTGAGCCGGAGGTGGCGGTGGCGCGCTATCAGGCGCGACTGTCGCAGCGGCTGCCAGGTCATCCGGGGGCTGAGTATCTGCCGGAGCTGCGCCAGCTGGCGCACCAGGCCAGTCCGATGGCGTTGGGGCCGGTGTGTGAAGTGGATGCCTGCGCTCAGGATCTTGCGGCCGTTATCCGCTGGCTGCACCAGCAACTGACCAGAACCCGCTACACTTCAGCTCATCATCAGATGAGTGAGGAGTTGCAGGATGTCGTTACCCCCGTATCTGCAAACCGGTGA
- a CDS encoding PTS sugar transporter subunit IIB — MLKILCVCGCGLGSSFAIEMSAKAVLKKLEIEADIDHTTISEANAFKSDMILTQKAFADVLNADASPEQIKRVIILNRLTDKAEIEQKILAFLKERNQKVAAHE; from the coding sequence ATGCTGAAAATATTATGTGTCTGTGGTTGTGGATTAGGTTCCAGTTTTGCGATTGAGATGAGCGCAAAAGCGGTATTAAAAAAACTGGAGATTGAGGCCGATATCGATCACACCACCATTTCAGAAGCGAATGCCTTTAAGTCAGATATGATCCTGACGCAAAAAGCGTTTGCCGATGTTTTAAACGCCGACGCCAGTCCGGAGCAGATTAAACGGGTCATAATTCTTAACCGGCTCACCGATAAAGCGGAAATTGAGCAGAAGATCCTGGCCTTTTTAAAAGAACGCAATCAGAAGGTCGCCGCCCATGAATAG
- a CDS encoding 6-phosphofructokinase: MRIGMVISGGDVTGINNFVFQIGRMAQAEMVIFDGGIPGLLQNHHREISQRDLLDFSIASIPVMQSGRTEKKLVRSEYELIARQLKSARIDILIMAGGDGSLQFLHTLSAYGVNCFGVGMTIDNDVFGSDYTLGFSTACEQVFKEVAKLRNTGRALPGRVFMLELLGGYCGELTLQSAIKSNADIALIPECQIPLPQLAQRITGRLAAQNSVVILCSEGYTREYSPGFQGAIDTLIKQLEPLIGVRIRKTIMGYGLRNGDPTCEEIFQGTIIASEVVRCIQSGMRNKAVIINGSNKPIPIDLISMQKRLVDIDGHHYKLAKQLNIV, encoded by the coding sequence ATGCGAATTGGAATGGTGATCAGTGGCGGTGACGTGACCGGCATTAATAATTTTGTCTTCCAGATTGGGCGTATGGCACAGGCGGAGATGGTGATATTTGATGGCGGTATTCCCGGCCTGCTGCAAAATCATCATCGTGAGATCAGCCAGCGCGATCTGCTCGACTTTTCCATCGCCTCTATTCCGGTTATGCAATCGGGACGCACTGAAAAGAAACTGGTGCGCAGCGAATATGAGTTAATTGCACGCCAGCTGAAAAGTGCCCGGATTGACATATTAATTATGGCGGGTGGAGACGGGTCGCTGCAATTTCTCCATACCCTGTCGGCGTATGGCGTAAATTGTTTCGGCGTCGGCATGACCATCGATAATGATGTTTTCGGCAGTGATTACACGCTGGGATTCTCCACCGCCTGCGAGCAGGTATTTAAAGAGGTGGCGAAACTGCGCAATACCGGCCGCGCCTTACCGGGCCGGGTTTTTATGCTGGAGTTGCTCGGTGGCTATTGCGGCGAATTAACGCTGCAATCCGCGATTAAATCTAACGCAGATATTGCGTTAATTCCGGAGTGCCAGATCCCGCTGCCACAACTGGCGCAGCGCATCACCGGGCGGCTGGCAGCGCAGAATAGCGTAGTCATCCTCTGTTCGGAAGGCTACACCCGTGAATATTCGCCCGGTTTTCAGGGGGCGATCGACACCTTAATCAAACAGCTTGAACCTCTCATTGGCGTGCGCATCCGTAAAACCATTATGGGTTACGGGCTGCGCAATGGTGATCCCACCTGCGAAGAGATCTTTCAGGGCACCATTATAGCCAGTGAAGTGGTGCGTTGTATTCAGTCAGGCATGCGGAATAAAGCGGTCATTATTAATGGCAGCAATAAACCAATCCCGATTGATTTAATAAGCATGCAAAAACGCCTGGTCGATATTGACGGGCACCATTACAAACTCGCTAAACAACTCAATATAGTGTGA
- a CDS encoding pyridoxal-phosphate dependent enzyme encodes MEIAIRTPLIHSLPLSQLSGSNVWLKMESAQPTGSFKLRSAGHICQYYAAQGAKAFVSSSGGNAGIAVAHSGRRLGLPVTVVVPETTPARARQLIEQEGARLIVHGSVWSEANAYALSLASQEHIYIHPFDNPLLWDGISTLVDEVIDEGLRPDAVILSVGGGSLLSGIAQGLEKHQLSHIPIYAVETEGTASLNAALEAGERVTLDRVSGIATTLAASQVCENAFNVARRADVRGKVVSDDEAVNACRRFLDDHRVLTEPACGVSLSMLYDGKIGFKSDDNVLVIVCGGASVTLESLQS; translated from the coding sequence ATGGAAATAGCTATCCGTACCCCTCTCATTCACTCCCTGCCACTGAGTCAGCTCAGCGGCAGCAACGTCTGGCTGAAAATGGAGTCGGCGCAGCCGACCGGATCCTTTAAGCTCAGAAGCGCAGGCCATATCTGTCAGTACTACGCTGCACAGGGCGCTAAGGCGTTTGTCAGCTCCTCCGGCGGCAATGCGGGTATTGCTGTGGCGCACAGCGGCCGCAGGCTGGGGCTCCCGGTCACGGTGGTGGTACCTGAAACGACCCCGGCGCGCGCCAGACAGCTTATCGAACAGGAAGGTGCCAGGCTGATCGTACACGGCAGCGTCTGGAGTGAGGCCAACGCGTACGCGTTATCGCTGGCGTCGCAGGAACATATCTACATCCATCCGTTTGACAATCCGCTACTGTGGGACGGTATCAGTACGCTGGTCGATGAAGTGATTGATGAAGGGTTACGTCCCGATGCGGTAATCCTCTCCGTGGGCGGAGGCAGTCTGCTCTCCGGCATTGCCCAGGGTCTGGAAAAGCATCAGCTCAGCCATATCCCGATTTATGCGGTTGAAACTGAGGGAACCGCGTCGCTTAACGCTGCGCTGGAAGCCGGGGAGCGGGTCACGCTGGACCGGGTCAGCGGTATCGCCACTACGCTGGCAGCCAGTCAGGTGTGTGAAAATGCGTTTAACGTGGCACGCCGCGCAGATGTCAGGGGAAAGGTTGTGAGCGATGATGAAGCTGTGAATGCCTGTCGCCGCTTCCTGGACGATCATCGTGTTCTGACAGAGCCAGCCTGTGGCGTCTCATTATCGATGCTGTATGACGGGAAAATCGGCTTTAAATCGGATGATAACGTGCTGGTTATCGTCTGTGGCGGGGCGTCTGTCACGCTGGAGAGTCTGCAGAGCTGA
- a CDS encoding YceI family protein: MKNFKRIALPLLAAATLYAPLSQAEAMHYQLNPEHTSVIVAWNHFGFSNPTADIPDATGTLVFDKDHPEASRVDVTLPVSKIDSHVAALTKEFKGTEYFDTAKYPTATFHSTKVVAKGDNKFDVEGNLTLKGITKPVTLHATLNKQGEHPMVKKQAIGFDATGTIKRSDFKLDKYVPAVSDDVTLTLSTEAYAK; this comes from the coding sequence GTGAAGAACTTCAAACGTATTGCACTGCCCCTGTTAGCCGCTGCTACCCTCTACGCTCCGTTATCTCAGGCTGAGGCGATGCACTACCAGCTGAACCCTGAGCATACGTCGGTAATTGTTGCCTGGAACCACTTTGGCTTCTCAAATCCTACCGCGGATATCCCGGACGCAACCGGTACTCTGGTGTTCGATAAAGATCATCCGGAGGCCTCACGCGTTGACGTGACCCTGCCAGTCAGCAAAATCGACAGCCACGTCGCGGCGCTGACCAAAGAGTTCAAAGGTACCGAATACTTCGACACCGCCAAATACCCGACAGCGACCTTCCACAGCACCAAAGTGGTGGCGAAGGGCGACAATAAATTTGACGTTGAAGGTAACCTGACCCTGAAAGGGATCACCAAACCGGTTACGCTGCACGCGACGCTGAACAAGCAGGGCGAGCATCCGATGGTCAAGAAGCAGGCGATTGGTTTTGACGCCACCGGCACCATCAAGCGTTCTGACTTCAAGCTGGACAAATATGTCCCTGCGGTAAGCGACGACGTTACGCTGACGCTGTCTACCGAAGCTTACGCGAAGTAA
- a CDS encoding PTS sugar transporter subunit IIA: MTIKQLLQEANAIQIGIDATDWRQVIALAAEPLVSGGYLDATYPDAVIANTLAHGAYYVFEEGIAIPHARPEAGVIRDCFSLILLNEPISFEGSDKADIVIMFGARDSNAHIEEGIRAIVSLLEDEETLVRLRQASSVAEVIDIL; the protein is encoded by the coding sequence ATGACGATTAAGCAGTTATTGCAAGAGGCAAACGCTATTCAGATTGGGATTGACGCCACGGACTGGCGTCAGGTTATCGCGCTGGCTGCCGAACCGCTGGTCAGCGGCGGTTATCTCGATGCCACCTATCCTGATGCCGTGATCGCCAATACGCTGGCCCATGGCGCTTATTATGTGTTTGAGGAGGGGATCGCCATTCCCCATGCGCGACCGGAAGCGGGGGTGATCCGCGACTGTTTCAGTCTGATTCTGCTGAATGAGCCGATCTCGTTTGAAGGCAGTGACAAGGCGGACATCGTGATTATGTTTGGCGCGCGCGACAGCAACGCGCATATCGAAGAGGGGATCCGCGCGATTGTGTCGCTGCTGGAGGATGAGGAGACGCTGGTCCGGTTACGTCAGGCCAGCAGCGTGGCGGAGGTTATCGACATTCTATGA